A stretch of the Ptiloglossa arizonensis isolate GNS036 chromosome 1, iyPtiAriz1_principal, whole genome shotgun sequence genome encodes the following:
- the LOC143153167 gene encoding uncharacterized protein LOC143153167 codes for MSMNITITAINVEEKKNPLVLLIFIFFTYRLLPSTLKCFSSHSPSTVILNHFVVLMVHSIHILSDSHHNYSQLIAVRGIFIRKLHRRPKKINNLFQNCHQLKKVKNHCPGKYSILRNLIVSISETLSLYYYCYHCNI; via the coding sequence ATGTCGATGAATATAACGATAACTGCGATTAACgtggaagaaaagaagaaccCATTAGTGCTGCTGATTTTCATATTCTTTACTTACCGACTTCTTCCCTCAACGCTGAAATGTTTCAGTTCCCATTCACCTAGCACAGTGATTCTTAACCACTTCGTCGTTTTGATGGTGCACTCGATTCACATTCTTTCCGATTCTCACCATAATTATTCTCAATTGATAGCTGTGCGAGGTATTTTTATCCGCAAACTGCACCGTCGGCCCAAAAAGATTAACAATCTTTTCCAAAACTGCCATCAGCTTAAAAAGGTTAAGAACCACTGCCCTGGCAAATATTCGATTTTACGCAACTTAATTGTAAGTATATCTGAAACATTATCtctctattattattgttaccattgtaatatatag